One genomic segment of Musa acuminata AAA Group cultivar baxijiao chromosome BXJ3-3, Cavendish_Baxijiao_AAA, whole genome shotgun sequence includes these proteins:
- the LOC135633834 gene encoding aspartic proteinase Asp1-like, whose product MGGWKAARRGLLFASLVVTAVIASVSAAVTTPSPKKAKALDASSAVFPIHGDVYPRGLYYVEMNIGDPPKPYFLDVDTGSDLTWIQCDAPCVRCSKGPHPWYRPKRTNLVPCRNPFCAALHSGTAQDQNCGQCDYEIEYADSGSSLGVLVADAFSLGRTLARPILAFGCGYNQQLTSPNTPALTDGVLGLGTGKVSVLSQLSDQGVTKNVVGHCLSAKGGGYLFFGDDLVPSSRMTWAPMSRIGSRNYYSPGPANLQWGTRSLGVKQKEVVFDTGSTYTYFGFQPYQAFLSAVKSDLSKTPLKEVSDDPSLSVCWKGQKPFKSVNDVKQYFKTLALSFVNAKRTLLEVPPENYLIITKHGNACLGILDGTEVGLGNLNVIGDISLQDLTVVYDNERQQIGWVRAACDRPPKSGTSSSP is encoded by the exons ATGGGTGGCTGGAAGGCCGCCCGAAGAGGGCTCCTATTCGCCTCGTTGGTCGTCACCGCTGTGATCGCCTCCGTCTCCGCCGCGGTCACTACCCCCTCGCCGAAGAAGGCGAAGGCGTTAGACGCTTCCTCCGCTGTCTTCCCTATCCACGGCGACGTCTACCCGCGCGG GCTGTACTACGTGGAGATGAACATTGGCGATCCGCCGAAGCCCTACTTCTTGGACGTTGACACCGGCAGCGACCTCACCTGGATCCAATGCGACGCCCCCTGCGTTCGCTGTTCCAAG GGACCTCACCCGTGGTACCGGCCCAAGCGCACCAATCTTGTACCCTGCAGAAACCCCTTCTGCGCCGCCCTCCACTCCGGCACCGCCCAGGATCAGAACTGCGGCCAATGTGACTACGAGATCGAATACGCAGACAGCGGCTCCTCTCTCGGCGTCCTCGTCGCCGACGCCTTCTCCCTCGGCCGTACCCTCGCCCGCCCCATCCTCGCCTTCGG GTGTGGGTACAATCAGCAGCTTACGAGCCCCAACACCCCAGCGCTCACCGACGGAGTTCTCGGGCTCGGCACCGGGAAGGTTAGCGTTCTGTCTCAGCTAAGCGATCAAGGGGTGACCAAGAACGTCGTCGGCCACTGTCTCAGCGCCAAGGGAGGCGGCTATCTTTTCTTCGGCGATGATTTGGTGCCCAGCTCTCGGATGACCTGGGCGCCCATGTCTCGGATTGGATCCCG GAATTATTACTCGCCCGGGCCAGCAAACCTCCAATGGGGGACTCGATCTCTCGGAGTGAAGCAAAAGGAGGTGGTTTTCGATACCGGGAGTACCTACACCTACTTTGGGTTTCAGCCATACCAAGCATTCCTCTCAGCT GTGAAGAGTGACCTGTCGAAGACGCCGCTGAAGGAGGTGTCCGACGACCCATCTCTTTCGGTGTGCTGGAAAGGGCAGAAGCCATTCAAGTCTGTGAATGATGTCAAGCAGTACTTCAAGACATTAGCTCTGAGCTTTGTGAATGCGAAGAGAACGTTGCTCGAAGTACCTCCAGAGAACTACCTCATCATCACA AAACATGGCAATGCGTGCTTGGGAATTCTCGACGGCACCGAAGTCGGACTCGGAAATCTCAATGTCATCGGAG ACATCTCTCTGCAAGACCTCACGGTGGTTTACGACAACGAGAGGCAGCAGATCGGATGGGTCCGTGCGGCTTGTGATAGGCCTCCCAAGTCTGGAACTTCTTCCTCCCCATGA
- the LOC135633050 gene encoding replication factor C subunit 2 encodes MAPVVQSSQPWVEKYRPRQVKDVAHQDEVIRVLTNTLETANCPHMLFYGPPGTGKTTTALAIAHQLFGPELYRSRVLELNASDDRGINVVRTKIKDFAAVAVGSGSRQGYPCPPYKIIILDEADSMTEDAQNALRRTMETYSKVTRFFFICNYISRIIEPLASRCAKFRFKPLSEGIMSSRILHICSEEGLTLDSEALSTLSSISQGDLRRAITYLQSAARLFGSSITSKDLISVSGVIPQEVVQAVFTACKSGDFDVANKEVNNVIAEGYPVSQLLYQFLEVIVNNDDISDEQKARICKKLGEADKCLIDGADEYLQLMAVASHTIRALCDMPEELRFD; translated from the exons ATGGCGCCCGTAGTTCAGAGCTCCCAGCCGTGGGTGGAGAAATA CCGACCAAGGCAGGTGAAGGATGTGGCGCACCAGGACGAGGTCATCCGAGTCCTCACCAACACCCTTGAGACCGCCAAC TGCCCTCACATGCTTTTTTACGGGCCGCCCGGAACAGGGAAGACTACGACCGCCCTTGCCATTGCTCACCAACTCTTTGG GCCAGAACTCTATAGATCAAGAGTTTTAGAACTTAATGCTAGTGATGATCGAGGGATTAATGTTGTGCGAACAAAGATCAAAGATTTTGCAGCTGTTGCTGTGGGTTCAGGATCTCGTCAAGG ATATCCATGTCCACCTTACAAGATCATCATTCTAGATGAAGCTGATTCAATGACAGAAGATGCTCAG AATGCATTAAGACGTACCATGGAGACTTACTCCAAAGTAACTAGGTTCTTCTTTATATGTAATTATATCAGCAG GATCATAGAACCACTTGCTTCCAGGTGTGCGAAGTTCAGGTTTAAACCTCTTTCTGAGGGTATAATGAGTAGTCGCATCTTGCACATTTGTAGTGAAGAAGGCCTGACTCTGGATTCTGAG GCTCTTTCTACTTTGAGCTCAATCTCTCAGGGAGATCTTCGCCGTGCTATTACATACCTGcag AGTGCAGCTCGCTTGTTTGGATCATCCATTACATCCAAGGACCTCATTAGTGTTTCTGGG GTGATCCCTCAAGAAGTAGTTCAGGCAGTATTCACAGCTTGCAAATCTGGCGATTTTGATGTTGCAAACAAGGAGGTTAATAATGTAATTGCTGAGGGATATCCAGTCTCTCAACTGTTATATCAG TTCCTAGAGGTGATAGTTAATAACGATGACATATCAGATGAACAGAAGGCAAGAATCTGCAAGAAGTTGGGTGAAGCAGACAAG TGCTTAATCGATGGGGCGGACGAGTATCTGCAGCTAATGGCTGTGGCCAGTCACACGATACGAGCTCTTTGCGACATGCCAGAGGAGTTGCGCTTTGATTAA